A genomic region of Paramormyrops kingsleyae isolate MSU_618 chromosome 19, PKINGS_0.4, whole genome shotgun sequence contains the following coding sequences:
- the fam89a gene encoding protein FAM89A isoform X2, which translates to MSGKSANGAAAGTPGCIEGLPPLPKSLSGLLNSSGGSWREMERMYAKKTMIQDDLSRGRSHTDSLAASKPANLDAALALLRKEMVGLRQQDMSLLCQLWSLHESIQEYKGSFQYLTSGSSSDGPYGMENGYFDEDEEYYQEAGLTPTEQPDANGNSSPNGDVKDKWLHDTFHITI; encoded by the exons ATGAGCGGCAAATCCGCGAACGGGGCGGCCGCAGGGACCCCGGGCTGTATTGAAGGTCTGCCGCCGCTGCCGAAGAGCCTGAGCGGCTTGCTGAACTCGAGTGGCGGCTCCTGGAGGGAGATGGAGCGGATGTACGCCAAGAAGACCATGATCCAGGACGACCTGAGCCGCGGCCGGAGCCACACGGACAGCCTGGCGGCCAGCAAGCCGGCCAACCTGGACGCCGCGCTGGCACTTCTCAGGAAGGAGATG GTGGGGCTGCGTCAGCAGGATATGTCGCTGCTGTGTCAGCTGTGGTCTCTACACGAATCCATCCAGGAGTACAAAGGCAGCTTCCAATACCTCACTTCTGGCTCCAGTTCAGACGGACCTTACGGCATGGAGAACGGCTACTTCGACGAGGATGAAGAGTATTACCAGGAGGCAGGTTTAACCCCGACCGAGCAGCCGGATGCCAACGGGAACTCTTCCCCCAATGGGGATGTGAAGGACAAGTGGCTACACGACACTTTCCATATCACCATTTGA
- the fam89a gene encoding protein FAM89A isoform X1: protein MSGKSANGAAAGTPGCIEGLPPLPKSLSGLLNSSGGSWREMERMYAKKTMIQDDLSRGRSHTDSLAASKPANLDAALALLRKEMVGLRQQDMSLLCQLWSLHESIQEYKGSFQYLTSGSSSDGPYGMENGYFDEDEEYYQEAMKQRCSHLLNKTRRSLIHTLGSLMHFFFSFFFLFTRIMYISKQFCSIS, encoded by the exons ATGAGCGGCAAATCCGCGAACGGGGCGGCCGCAGGGACCCCGGGCTGTATTGAAGGTCTGCCGCCGCTGCCGAAGAGCCTGAGCGGCTTGCTGAACTCGAGTGGCGGCTCCTGGAGGGAGATGGAGCGGATGTACGCCAAGAAGACCATGATCCAGGACGACCTGAGCCGCGGCCGGAGCCACACGGACAGCCTGGCGGCCAGCAAGCCGGCCAACCTGGACGCCGCGCTGGCACTTCTCAGGAAGGAGATG GTGGGGCTGCGTCAGCAGGATATGTCGCTGCTGTGTCAGCTGTGGTCTCTACACGAATCCATCCAGGAGTACAAAGGCAGCTTCCAATACCTCACTTCTGGCTCCAGTTCAGACGGACCTTACGGCATGGAGAACGGCTACTTCGACGAGGATGAAGAGTATTACCAGGAG gcaatgaaGCAGAGATGTTCTCACTTGCTGAATAAGACACGACGCTCCCTCATACACACTCTGGGGAGCCttatgcacttttttttttcctttttttttctattcacAAGGATTATGTACATTTCTAAACAGTTTTGCAGCATTTCTTGA
- the exoc8 gene encoding exocyst complex component 8: MADTGNRLRKQLESANFDPQNYVKHLSQQSDGDRDLQEHRQKIQTLADETAQNLKKNVYKNYRQFIETAKEISYLESEMYQLSHILTEQKSIMESITQSLLSTDKDETAKEMLAAFPKETEEVKQRTLTTLLEKVEGCKNIMETPGRYLVYNGDLFEYDVDHMAQIQKVHAFLMNDCLLIATWLPNRRGAVKYMYNALYDLESFAIVNVKDNPPMKDMFKILMFPESRIFQAENSKIKKEWLEILDETKKNKVVKEKHKKEEEVPNSPVRTEVSNNPFDEEEPVESEEVVDLSMEWIQELPEDLDVCIAQRDFEGAVDLLDKLNEYLKEQPVSQRVKELRGKVDERVRQLTEVLVFELSPDRSLRGGPKATRRAVSQLIRLGQSTKACELFLKNRAAAVQTAIRQLRIEGATLLYIHKLCNIFFTSLLETAKEFETDFAGNNGCYSAFVVWSRSAMKMFVDAFSKQVFDSKESLSTAAECVKVAKEHCKQLSEIGLDLTFTLQSLLVKDIKAALQSYKEIIIEATKHRNSEEMWRRMNLMTPEALAKLKDEMRSCGMGNFEQYTGDDCWVNLSYTVVAFTKQMMGFLEEGLKLYFPELHMVLLESLREVILEALQHVDYSLRCEQDAEKKAFILKNASFLHETVLPVVEKRFEEGVGKPAKQLQDLRKSSRPMRVNPDSTMSLV, encoded by the coding sequence ATGGCGGACACTGGAAACAGGCTGCGTAAACAACTCGAATCGGCAAATTTCGATCCACAGAATTATGTCAAGCATCTGTCGCAGCAGTCCGATGGCGATAGAGACCTGCAGGAACACCGTCAAAAAATCCAAACGCTGGCAGACGAAACTGCgcaaaatttaaagaaaaacgTCTATAAGAATTACAGACAGTTCATCGAGACTGCCAAAGAAATTTCGTATTTAGAGAGTGAGATGTACCAGTTGAGTCACATTTTGACGGAACAGAAAAGTATAATGGAAAGCATAACTCAGTCTTTGCTTTCAACAGATAAAGATGAAACTGCAAAAGAGATGTTGGCAGCCTTCCCAAAGGAAACAGAAGAAGTCAAACAGAGAACACTAACAACATTGCTGGAGAAAGTGGAGGGATGTAAAAATATAATGGAGACCCCTGGCAGATATTTGGTGTACAATGGAGACTTATTCGAATATGACGTTGATCATATGGCACAGATCCAAAAGGTCCATGCCTTTCTGATGAATGACTGCCTTCTTATTGCCACCTGGCTACCCAACCGCCGTGGTGCtgttaaatatatgtacaatGCACTGTATGACTTGGAGAGCTTTGCGATTGTTAATGTGAAGGACAACCCTCCAATGAAAGACATGTTCAAAATCCTGATGTTCCCAGAAAGCCGCATTTTCCAGGCAGAGAATAGTAAGATAAAGAAAGAATGGCTTGAGATTCTTGATGAAACTAAGAAGAATAAAGTTGTTAAGGAGAAACATAAGAAAGAAGAGGAAGTGCCAAATTCACCTGTGAGAACTGAGGTTTCTAATAACCCCTTTGATGAAGAAGAGCCCGTAGAATCTGAGGAAGTGGTAGATTTGAGCATGGAGTGGATTCAAGAGCTTCCAGAGGATTTGGATGTGTGCATTGCTCAGAGGGACTTTgagggtgctgttgacctcctGGACAAACTTAATGAATACCTGAAGGAGCAGCCTGTGAGTCAACGGGTGAAGGAATTGAGGGGGAAGGTGGATGAGCGTGTGCGTCAGCTGACGGAGGTGCTGGTGTTTGAGCTTTCTCCTGATCGTTCACTGCGGGGGGGTCCCAAGGCCACTCGTCGGGCGGTTTCCCAGTTGATCAGGCTTGGCCAGTCCACCAAAGCCTGTGAGCTCTTCCTGAAGAACCGAGCAGCAGCGGTCCAGACCGCCATCCGCCAGCTGCGCATCGAGGGGGCGACTCTGCTCTATATCCACAAGCTCTGCAACATTTTCTTCACGAGCCTGTTGGAGACCGCCAAGGAGTTTGAGACAGACTTTGCTGGCAACAATGGCTGTTACTCTGCCTTTGTGGTCTGGTCCCGGTCAGCCATGAAGATGTTTGTAGATGCCTTCAGCAAACAAGTGTTTGACAGCAAGGAGAGCCTGTCCACAGCTGCGGAGTGTGTCAAGGTGGCCAAAGAGCATTGTAAACAACTCAGTGAGATTGGCCTGGATCTCACTTTTACACTGCAGTCCCTGCTGGTCAAGGACATCAAGGCTGCCCTTCAAAGCTACAAGGAGATCATTATTGAGGCCACCAAGCACCGCAACTCAGAAGAGATGTGGCGCAGGATGAATCTAATGACCCCTGAGGCATTGGCTAAGCTGAAGGATGAGATGCGTTCATGCGGTATGGGTAACTTTGAGCAATACACAGGGGATGACTGCTGGGTGAACCTTAGCTACACCGTCGTGGCTTTCACAAAGCAGATGATGGGCTTTCTGGAAGAAGGCCTGAAGCTGTACTTTCCTGAGCTGCACATGGTGCTTCTGGAGAGTCTGCGAGAGGTTATTTTGGAGGCCTTGCAGCACGTGGACTACAGCTTGCGGTGTGAGCAGGATGCTGAGAAGAAGGCTTTCATTCTGAAGAATGCCTCTTTCTTGCATGAAACCGTGCTTCCTGTGGTGGAGAAGAGGTTTGAGGAAGGAGTGGGCAAGCCTGCCAAGCAGCTGCAAGATCTGAGGAAAAGTTCTCGGCCAATGCGTGTCAACCCTGACAGCACTATGTCCTTAGTTTAG
- the sprtn gene encoding DNA-dependent metalloprotease SPRTN: MDEDFLLAVQLQEQFDYEASSSVWGDDNNYEQSNKKRKLEVNSAIVPYSAPPERPLSIVDESWEMLDPSPDVRAMFLDFNDKFFWGKLGGVEVKWSPRMTLCAGVCSYEGRGGLCSIRLSEPLLKLRPRRDLVQTLLHEMIHALLFVTQNNRDRDGHGPEFCKHMNRINQASGSKITVYHTFHDEVDLYRQHWWRCNGPCQKRKPFFGYVKRAMNRPPSALDPWWADHQRSCGGTYVKIKEPENYGKKHKKGENQDKKAPTQPKGKNRPSSTVTGKSGGQDIRNVLPFSGRGFVLGGSSQLSSPKKPTESHNGRLPGEPLGSLNVVWLPPTPTVPRDANVSPQSSPSMASSQFTGSSSFGKSQDAAKSHPSGKKSVSNTKAFININGSPVRIPGTGKRETKPLNNQTEISRAKQKSFDDLFHNKGVKSLLRSGVSTSSASKLPSETTRLSDASNGRILEDTLTSKSFTHSSIEGTSLNVKKPIIPISTPPGSSRPGPSGSCSNSKHLKSPEKSGSTVPVSRKRPWDSHLSTHIFDFFQRTSGGSDLRRPAEKLPACVPPPSALAGPNSASSLTVSCPVCHITVLESKINDHLDSCLAP, encoded by the exons ATGGATGAAGATTTTTTGCTGGCTGTCCAGCTACAGGAGCAGTTTGACTATGAGGCGTCCAGTTCTGTATGGGGCGATGATAATAATTATGAGCAGAGTAATAAAAAGAGAAAGCTTGAAGTGAACAGTGCCATTGTTCCGTATTCTGCTCCACCCGAAAGGCCCTTATCGATAGTGGATGAGTCGTGGGAGATGCTCGATCCGAGTCCCGATGTTAGGGCGATGTTCCTTGATTTCAACGATAAATTCTTTTGGGGGAAACTCGGTGGCGTGGAGGTTAAATGGAGTCCGCGAATGACACT ATGTGCAGGAGTGTGTTCTTATGAAGGCAGAGGTGGTCTCTGCTCAATTCGTCTAAGTGAGCCGTTGCTGAAACTAAGACCACGCAGAGACTTAGTGCAG ACCCTTTTACATGAGATGATCCATGCTTTGCTGTTTGTGACACAAAACAACAGAGATCGAGATGGCCACGGCCCGGAATTCTGCAAGCACATGAACAGGATAAATCAAGCTAGTGGGTCAAAAATCACT GTGTACCACACCTTCCATGACGAGGTGGACCTGTATCGTCAGCACTGGTGGCGATGCAATGGGCCCTGCCAAAAGCGGAAGCCTTTCTTTGGTTATGTGAAACGTGCCATGAACCGGCCTCCCTCAGCCCTAGACCCGTGGTGGGCTGACCATCAGCGCTCCTGTGGTGGCACTTACGTGAAGATCAAAGAGCCTGAGAACTATGGGAAGAAGCACAAGAAAGGAGAGAACCAAGATAAGAAGGCCCCAACCCAACCAAAGGGCAAGAACAGACCCTCCAGCACCGTCACAG GCAAATCCGGTGGACAGGACATAAGGAATGTCCTCCCATTCAGTGGCAGAGGTTTTGTCCTTGGGGGGAGTTCTCAGCTGTCCTCCCCTAAAAAACCTACTGAGTCCCATAATGGCAGACTTCCAGGAGAACCCTTGGGTTCCTTGAATGTTGTGTGGTTACCACCAACCCCAACTGTACCCAGAGATGCTAACGTTTCTCCCCAGAGCAGTCCCAGCATGGCAAGTTCCCAATTTACTGGGAGTTCCAGCTTTGGAAAATCCCAGGATGCTGCAAAATCTCACCCCTCAGGTAAAAAATCTGTCAGCAACACCAAAGCTTTCATCAATATAAATGGATCTCCAGTAAGAATTCCTGGTACTGGTAAACGTGAGACAAAACCCTTGAACAATCAGACGGAAATCAGCAGGGCAAAACAAAAATCTTTTGATGACCTCTTCCACAACAAAGGAGTAAAGTCTCTTCTCAGATCAGGGGTTAGTACTTCTAGTGCTTCCAAATTACCAAGTGAGACCACAAGACTATCTGATGCAAGCAATGGAAGGATATTAGAGGACACCTTGACCTCTAAGAGCTTTACGCATTCATCAATTGAAGGCACTTCCTTGAACGTCAAGAAGCCCATTATCCCCATTTCCACCCCCCCTGGGAGCTCCAGACCTGGGCCTTCTGGAAGCTGTTCGAATTCTAAACACCTCAAGTCACCTGAAAAATCAGGGTCCACTGTGCCAGTTTCCAGAAAGAGACCTTGGGACAGTCACCTCTCCACGCACATCTTTGATTTCTTTCAAAGGACATCAGGTGGGTCTGACCTTAGACGGCCAGCGGAGAAGCTTCCGGCGTGTGTGCCCCCTCCCTCCGCACTGGCCGGCCCCAACAGTGCTTCATCTCTGACAGTTAGTTGTCCCGTGTGCCATATCACCGTCCTGGAGTCCAAAATCAATGACCATTTAGATTCTTGCCTCGCACCCTGA
- the arv1 gene encoding protein ARV1, producing the protein MRMEQAPFRCIECNADAHELYRDYRNGILKITICESCRKPVDKYIEYDPVIILIDAILCKTQAFRHILFNTKINIHGKLCVFCLLCEAYLRWSQLPGSEKTVDPADIIRYTKEWDFYGMFSLAALELGVFLGGVLAFLWLLQRLRRADLKPQLLFEALLLSCYGKLLLIPAVIWEHDYSPLCFGLIRLFVLASNSQAIRVILNISRRLAVMAVFFGLLLETGMAKKIHNLL; encoded by the exons ATGAGAATGGAGCAGGCACCGTTTAGATGCATAGAGTGTAACGCAGATGCCCATGAACTCTACAGAGATTACAGAAATGGGATTTTGAAAATTACGATATGT GAATCGTGCCGGAAGCCCGTGGACAAGTACATTGAATATGACCCAGTGATCATTCTAATCGATGCAATATTATGCAAGACTCAGGCGTTCCGACACATTTTATTCAATACCAAAATAAAT attcaTGGGAAACTGTGTGTTTTCTGCCTGCTCTGTGAGGCGTATCTGAGGTGGTCGCAGCTACCAGGCTCTGAAAAGACTGTTGACCCGGCGGATATCATCCGATATACCAAAGAATGGGATTTTTATGGGATGTTCAGTTTGGCAGCCCTGG AGCTGGGTGTCTTCCTCGGAGGCGTGCTCGCGTTCCTGTGGCTCCTGCAGCGGCTTCGAAGGGCCGACCTGAAGCCGCAGTTGCTGTTCGAAGCCCTGTTGCTCTCCTGCTATGGCAAGCTGCTGCTTATACCCGCTGTCATATGGGAGCATGATTACTCACCCTTATGTTTCGGGCTTATTAGACTCTTCGTGCTCGCCTCCAACTCCCAGGCTATTCGAG TTATTTTGAACATCAGCAGGAGGCTAGCTGTCATGGCGGTGTtctttggtttgctgctggAAACTGGTATGGCTAAAAAGATCCACAATCTGCTGTGA